In Elusimicrobiota bacterium, one DNA window encodes the following:
- a CDS encoding efflux RND transporter permease subunit, with translation MTMAGFVARRPVTGTMFYMGVALMGVISWFFTARELFPSISFPQLLVITRYGNAAPEEIENLITKVIEESVGTVPNLKRVRSLSKEGVSLVTLEFDWGTDMGFSHLTAREKIDQIKDRLPSEAEEPIINRINPFAQPMMIYSISGSLPIPRLTEIAKQVIKQRLEKVTGVASASISGGQEREILVEVDRPRMEAQGISLASIVDSLKDANLNYPAGTVQGKFYEYLVRTMGEFKNISEIGRTVIKVERPQEEEDRDRYGNSRDRENHPREARLSYLSDLSSVQDTFKERTSFSRYNGHENISITIQKQADANALTTAQRVRIATEELRTILKPKGVDVELVYDESRFIEDAISGVATDGIVGGILAFFVLYFFLKSWSVAAIVALAIPASTLITFTGMFFKKISINMLSLAGLGLGIGNMVDNSIVVAENIARHQLELGKGRIDAAIDGTDEVAPSMVTSSLTNVAVLLPLLFAKGVAQLVFRDMFFIVTCASFASVFISITLVPLLTAHPVSFAFIKTLLGIRSSGAPLPEGGDPETPETAKKPFVDRLPAGIQKAVRWFLSGFSDEAYHRLMDRYRTLLEWVLRNPSKTVAGITVGALLSLGLLGFQDRVFMPKVDQGQFILKIQMPVGTRLEITNEVTEKVEAVMKSLSGFREVTVSVGSNNVEAVDALGDHQSQSIVNLDRRRVATEDYIDSLKGVLEKQDLQGAEVQYVLQDSLLASAFETAAPIVIECKGPDMTTLRKIADDILREVAAVPGVFGAKTSLALPSSETRVEIDKLRAASYHLNTAEIARTALIGIKGFVATTYKEAGQEVDVRVRLRPEDRADIDSIGRLTVLAPGNVMVPLSEIASLVSARGPSEIKHLDQQRSIVVSANVAKRSTNDVIQDVTALLEKYHNLSDYQVVLSGESQRIKESFGGLAVAMVFATLLVYMIMAAEFESFGNPFIIMITVPFSVVGVALSLFFTRTPISAPVILGMILLVGSVVNYGIILIDFMNQKRREGSTLWDAVVDGCTTRLRPVLMSSLTTVLAVFPLALGLSEGSELASPMAVVTFGGLGISVLLSLFVLPLIYYFIEDWRRRRADAENAALSAAEPPPAQP, from the coding sequence ATGACGATGGCCGGTTTCGTCGCCCGTCGTCCCGTCACCGGGACGATGTTCTACATGGGCGTCGCGCTCATGGGCGTGATTTCGTGGTTCTTCACGGCCCGCGAGCTGTTTCCGTCCATCTCCTTTCCGCAACTCCTGGTCATCACCCGCTACGGCAACGCGGCCCCCGAAGAAATCGAAAACCTGATCACCAAGGTCATTGAGGAATCCGTCGGAACCGTTCCGAACCTGAAACGCGTTCGGTCGCTCTCCAAGGAGGGCGTCTCCCTGGTCACGCTCGAATTCGACTGGGGCACCGACATGGGATTCTCCCATTTGACGGCCCGGGAAAAAATCGACCAAATCAAAGACCGCCTCCCGAGCGAAGCCGAAGAACCCATCATCAACCGCATCAACCCCTTCGCCCAACCGATGATGATTTACTCCATCAGCGGGTCCCTCCCGATCCCGCGATTGACGGAAATCGCCAAGCAGGTCATTAAACAACGATTGGAAAAAGTCACCGGGGTGGCGTCCGCCTCCATTTCCGGCGGTCAAGAAAGGGAAATCCTGGTGGAAGTGGACCGGCCGCGCATGGAAGCCCAGGGAATCTCCCTCGCGTCCATCGTGGATTCGTTGAAGGACGCCAATTTAAACTACCCCGCCGGAACGGTGCAAGGCAAATTCTACGAATACCTCGTACGGACCATGGGGGAATTTAAGAACATTTCGGAAATCGGCCGCACGGTCATTAAGGTGGAACGACCCCAGGAGGAAGAAGACCGGGATCGCTACGGCAACAGCCGCGATCGTGAAAACCATCCCCGGGAAGCCCGATTGAGCTACCTGAGCGATTTGTCGTCGGTGCAAGACACGTTCAAGGAACGCACCAGCTTTTCCCGCTACAACGGGCACGAAAACATTTCGATCACCATTCAAAAACAAGCCGACGCCAACGCGTTGACGACGGCCCAGCGCGTGCGCATCGCCACGGAGGAATTGCGGACGATTCTCAAGCCGAAAGGCGTCGACGTCGAATTGGTTTACGATGAATCCCGGTTCATCGAAGACGCCATCAGCGGCGTGGCCACGGACGGCATTGTCGGCGGCATTTTGGCTTTTTTCGTGTTGTATTTTTTCCTCAAAAGCTGGTCGGTGGCGGCCATCGTCGCCTTGGCCATTCCGGCTTCCACCCTGATCACCTTCACGGGGATGTTTTTCAAAAAGATTTCCATCAACATGCTTTCCCTGGCCGGTTTGGGGCTGGGCATCGGAAACATGGTCGACAACTCCATCGTCGTTGCTGAAAACATCGCTCGCCACCAATTGGAACTGGGCAAGGGACGCATCGACGCCGCCATCGATGGAACCGACGAGGTCGCCCCGTCCATGGTCACGTCCTCCTTGACCAACGTGGCGGTTCTTTTGCCGTTGCTCTTTGCCAAAGGCGTGGCTCAATTGGTCTTTCGCGACATGTTTTTTATCGTGACGTGCGCCTCCTTTGCCTCGGTGTTTATTTCCATCACCCTGGTCCCCTTGCTGACGGCCCACCCGGTTTCCTTTGCTTTCATCAAAACGCTTCTGGGAATCCGATCCTCCGGGGCTCCGTTGCCGGAGGGGGGAGATCCCGAAACGCCGGAGACCGCAAAGAAACCGTTCGTCGATCGTTTGCCCGCGGGAATTCAGAAAGCCGTTCGTTGGTTCCTCAGCGGATTTTCGGACGAAGCCTACCATCGGCTGATGGACCGCTACAGGACATTGCTGGAATGGGTTTTGCGGAATCCGAGCAAAACGGTGGCGGGCATAACGGTGGGCGCGCTCTTGAGCCTTGGATTGCTGGGATTTCAGGACCGCGTGTTCATGCCCAAAGTGGACCAAGGTCAGTTCATTCTCAAAATCCAAATGCCGGTGGGCACCCGACTGGAAATCACAAACGAAGTGACGGAAAAAGTCGAGGCGGTCATGAAATCCCTTTCGGGATTTCGGGAAGTCACGGTGAGCGTGGGATCGAACAACGTGGAGGCCGTCGATGCCTTGGGCGATCACCAATCGCAATCGATCGTCAACCTGGACCGCCGCCGGGTGGCCACCGAGGACTACATCGACTCGCTCAAAGGCGTTCTCGAGAAGCAGGATCTGCAGGGCGCCGAAGTGCAATACGTCCTCCAGGACAGCCTGTTGGCGTCCGCTTTTGAAACGGCGGCCCCCATCGTGATCGAATGCAAGGGGCCCGACATGACGACCCTGCGCAAAATTGCCGACGATATTTTGCGCGAAGTGGCCGCGGTCCCCGGCGTGTTCGGGGCCAAGACGAGCTTGGCTTTGCCGTCGTCCGAGACCCGCGTTGAAATTGACAAATTGCGAGCGGCCTCCTACCACCTCAACACGGCCGAGATCGCCCGGACGGCTTTGATCGGGATCAAAGGGTTCGTCGCCACCACCTACAAAGAAGCCGGCCAAGAAGTCGACGTTCGCGTTCGGCTGCGCCCCGAGGACCGCGCCGACATTGATTCCATCGGCCGTCTCACCGTTCTGGCGCCCGGCAACGTCATGGTTCCCCTCAGTGAAATCGCCTCGTTGGTGTCGGCCCGCGGTCCCAGCGAAATAAAACATCTGGACCAGCAGCGATCCATCGTCGTTTCCGCCAACGTCGCGAAAAGATCGACCAACGACGTCATCCAAGACGTGACGGCGTTGTTGGAAAAATATCACAACTTGTCCGATTACCAGGTGGTGCTGTCCGGTGAAAGCCAGCGCATTAAAGAATCGTTTGGCGGCTTGGCGGTGGCCATGGTCTTCGCCACCCTGCTGGTCTACATGATCATGGCCGCCGAATTTGAATCCTTCGGCAACCCGTTCATAATCATGATTACGGTGCCTTTTTCCGTGGTTGGCGTGGCCTTGAGCTTGTTTTTTACACGCACCCCCATCAGCGCCCCGGTCATTTTGGGCATGATTTTGTTGGTCGGCAGCGTGGTCAACTACGGGATTATTCTCATCGATTTTATGAATCAAAAACGTCGGGAAGGGTCGACCCTGTGGGACGCGGTGGTGGACGGTTGTACGACGCGTCTGCGCCCCGTTTTAATGTCTTCCCTGACGACGGTGCTGGCCGTCTTCCCGTTGGCCTTGGGCCTTTCCGAAGGGTCGGAGTTGGCCTCCCCGATGGCCGTGGTGACCTTCGGCGGCTTGGGGATTTCGGTCTTGCTCAGCTTGTTCGTGTTGCCGCTGATTTATTACTTCATCGAAGATTGGCGTCGGCGACGCGCCGACGCCGAAAACGCCGCCCTCTCGGCCGCGGAACCCCCGCCGGCCCAGCCCTGA
- a CDS encoding TolC family protein: MKIHQAAKLTIALFMATPCLRADEPSQENTLESVTVQATGRFSKVILQSARSLKYREAKQESAVVLFMLEPTLSRKPPVEKTYSDLVDEIRYTYKGNRTPLAGGNPELLEFVTIHLKEAATSNIVQKDWLLAVELRRGESAADAPPGLTPEPLTGNAPSVKQKGLRSLPPNPGLSDFMEVGLANHAPLRIAQDELKLATARHIESMRNLLPSVTGKYTFSTGQMVQDPTKPDDDVGFKRKELGLELGMPLFHSGQNVYALRQATYQKRVAQQNVAKTKSDITFEIRRAYFNMIKAQRSLRVRRELNQRTEKIIEVSRKKKQLGLITQADALGAESLYSQSYYRLLSDEKELEITRLKLSALLNTSDPLPEVVPEPKESKDSRTLLELSVPPESLIQLGLSHRPELLISEYTAAAQHFAARSALSKKLLMVDGTFFSGRAGGAFEDQPLEMRYSWNAGIQGSLYFGGSTVKGARTREHTVPDFGETTATNIAANTASVGLWDALRTGSDYLQAKIERQKAFNDRNQARRNVEIDVREAYYNIQKGKIQIKGAEAELDYREKELDIARQKERMNLIEPAQSLAAESAYGDAVASHQEALSFYQVSLAGLERAVGMPLESIPEFR, encoded by the coding sequence ATGAAAATTCACCAAGCGGCGAAACTCACGATCGCGCTATTCATGGCGACCCCGTGCCTTCGGGCCGATGAGCCCAGCCAGGAAAACACGTTGGAATCGGTGACCGTCCAGGCGACGGGACGCTTTTCGAAAGTCATTTTACAGTCGGCTCGGTCGTTGAAATACCGCGAGGCAAAGCAAGAGTCGGCGGTGGTTCTCTTTATGCTGGAACCGACCCTGTCGCGCAAGCCGCCCGTCGAGAAAACCTACAGCGACCTGGTGGACGAGATTCGGTACACCTACAAAGGCAATCGGACGCCGTTGGCGGGGGGGAACCCGGAATTGCTGGAATTCGTGACCATTCATCTGAAAGAGGCCGCGACCTCCAACATCGTCCAAAAAGACTGGCTTCTGGCCGTGGAACTTCGACGGGGGGAATCCGCGGCCGACGCCCCGCCGGGTTTGACGCCCGAACCTTTGACCGGCAACGCGCCTTCCGTTAAGCAGAAAGGATTGCGCTCCCTTCCGCCCAATCCCGGCCTCTCGGATTTTATGGAAGTGGGATTGGCCAACCACGCTCCCTTACGGATCGCCCAAGACGAACTGAAGCTTGCCACCGCGCGGCACATTGAATCCATGCGCAACCTGCTCCCTTCGGTGACGGGGAAATACACGTTCTCGACGGGCCAAATGGTTCAAGATCCCACCAAACCCGACGACGACGTCGGCTTTAAGCGAAAAGAATTGGGACTGGAATTGGGCATGCCCCTTTTCCACAGCGGTCAAAATGTTTACGCGCTTCGACAAGCCACCTACCAAAAGCGCGTGGCGCAACAAAACGTGGCGAAAACGAAGAGCGACATCACCTTCGAAATTCGACGGGCCTACTTCAATATGATCAAGGCCCAGCGTTCGCTCCGGGTGCGCCGCGAGCTCAATCAGCGAACGGAAAAAATCATTGAAGTGTCCCGAAAGAAGAAACAATTGGGGTTGATCACTCAAGCCGACGCCCTGGGGGCCGAATCGCTCTACAGCCAGTCCTATTACCGGCTTCTTTCCGACGAGAAGGAGCTGGAAATCACCCGGCTGAAATTGAGCGCCCTCTTGAACACGAGCGACCCGCTCCCCGAGGTGGTTCCGGAACCCAAAGAATCGAAAGATTCCCGCACGCTCTTGGAATTGAGCGTTCCGCCCGAGTCCCTCATCCAACTGGGACTGTCGCATCGACCCGAACTGCTCATTTCCGAGTATACCGCGGCGGCCCAGCATTTCGCCGCGCGATCGGCCTTGTCCAAAAAACTCCTGATGGTGGATGGCACGTTTTTCTCCGGCCGCGCGGGGGGCGCGTTCGAGGACCAACCCCTTGAAATGCGCTACAGCTGGAACGCCGGCATTCAAGGAAGCCTTTATTTCGGCGGCAGCACGGTGAAAGGCGCCCGCACGCGGGAACACACCGTTCCCGATTTTGGTGAAACGACCGCCACGAACATCGCCGCCAACACCGCCAGTGTCGGTCTTTGGGACGCCCTGCGCACCGGAAGCGATTACCTCCAAGCGAAGATCGAGCGTCAAAAAGCCTTTAACGACCGAAACCAGGCCCGCCGAAACGTGGAAATCGACGTTCGGGAGGCCTACTACAACATCCAAAAAGGCAAGATTCAAATCAAAGGCGCGGAAGCGGAATTGGATTACCGCGAGAAGGAATTGGACATCGCCCGTCAAAAAGAACGCATGAACCTGATTGAGCCCGCCCAGTCGCTGGCGGCCGAAAGCGCCTACGGGGACGCCGTTGCGAGCCACCAGGAAGCGTTGTCCTTCTATCAAGTGTCCCTGGCCGGCTTGGAACGCGCCGTGGGCATGCCGTTGGAGTCCATTCCGGAATTTCGTTAG
- a CDS encoding T9SS type A sorting domain-containing protein, whose protein sequence is MFDFQTEGLWYFNIAGDLTDLGDPGNTYISTSPFRLFIDTTPADPGTIRAEFGQDATGTPDHTEILPGLPTGHQKPEFFWTKTDLLGKPNPRSPIEGWSWSFSSNPVVMPQLSTGQPQFLSASLFVASSSASYRVFMATYVANFDLVFESTFYFKVAALDQAGNWTPTPSEFQYNYVKDQVPPDLLGFDFPGVEVWTSSPTRYEAVNSTVPVQVIFSELMNFVGGDQAMSIVQTQDHLGNPLGTTIPYTVAWVELPTGTSAVITPSLPGNQWPTGSRFVLHIDGFFTRDLAGNRLNVNYDVLFNTAMDPAVVNIARSQDGTTVSFQPGAFGPNPAGAAIADNPAARTVSAAPGLAGTVRKAVETIVKTKGGDYRKILSIKQFELYDLNQQAMKTPFNGQVLLTFLYNDVNDNGIVDETEARFPVKVKDLAIHWLDEKSGAWIKLPEGEVDTVAKTVSIPLQHFSVYALIGAPSLDLSNAHPFPVPYKASRDPAGITFTGLSSIATVKVFTLDGRLVKTLTDDSGAGFVRWDPVNNESGDPVASDVYLYVIENDQQRRIGKLMVIR, encoded by the coding sequence ATGTTCGATTTTCAAACGGAGGGCTTGTGGTACTTCAACATCGCTGGCGATCTCACCGACCTCGGCGATCCGGGTAACACCTATATCTCCACGTCGCCTTTCCGGCTTTTCATCGACACCACCCCCGCGGACCCGGGGACGATCCGGGCCGAATTTGGGCAGGACGCCACGGGCACGCCGGACCACACGGAAATCCTGCCCGGCCTCCCCACCGGCCACCAGAAGCCCGAGTTTTTCTGGACCAAAACCGACCTCCTGGGAAAACCCAATCCCCGGAGCCCGATCGAAGGTTGGAGTTGGAGTTTCTCAAGCAACCCGGTGGTGATGCCTCAATTAAGCACCGGGCAACCTCAATTTTTGTCCGCCAGCCTCTTTGTGGCGTCTTCTTCGGCCAGTTATCGGGTTTTCATGGCGACTTACGTGGCCAATTTCGACTTGGTGTTTGAATCCACCTTTTATTTCAAAGTGGCCGCTCTGGACCAAGCCGGCAACTGGACCCCCACGCCTTCCGAATTTCAATACAACTACGTGAAGGACCAGGTTCCGCCCGACCTGCTTGGATTTGATTTCCCCGGCGTGGAAGTCTGGACCTCCTCGCCCACCCGGTACGAAGCCGTCAATTCAACGGTCCCCGTTCAGGTGATTTTTTCCGAATTGATGAATTTCGTGGGCGGAGATCAGGCCATGAGCATCGTTCAAACCCAGGACCATTTGGGGAATCCCCTGGGAACCACGATTCCCTACACCGTGGCTTGGGTGGAGCTCCCCACGGGCACGTCGGCGGTGATCACGCCGTCCTTGCCCGGGAACCAGTGGCCCACAGGCAGTCGGTTTGTCCTTCACATCGACGGCTTCTTCACCCGCGATCTCGCTGGGAACCGTTTGAACGTGAATTACGACGTGTTGTTTAACACGGCCATGGACCCCGCGGTCGTGAACATTGCCCGAAGCCAAGACGGCACCACCGTGTCGTTCCAACCCGGGGCCTTCGGGCCGAATCCCGCCGGCGCGGCCATTGCGGACAACCCCGCGGCGCGCACCGTCAGCGCGGCGCCGGGCCTGGCCGGAACCGTGAGGAAAGCCGTCGAAACGATCGTAAAAACCAAGGGCGGCGATTACCGCAAGATTTTGTCCATCAAACAATTCGAACTTTACGACCTGAATCAGCAGGCGATGAAAACGCCGTTCAACGGCCAAGTTCTTCTGACGTTCCTATACAACGACGTCAACGACAACGGCATCGTGGATGAAACCGAAGCCAGATTCCCGGTCAAGGTGAAAGATTTGGCCATTCACTGGCTGGACGAGAAATCCGGCGCCTGGATCAAATTGCCCGAAGGAGAAGTGGACACGGTGGCCAAAACGGTTTCCATCCCGCTCCAGCATTTTTCGGTGTATGCCTTGATCGGGGCGCCGTCCTTGGACTTGTCCAACGCGCACCCCTTCCCCGTGCCTTACAAAGCGTCCCGGGACCCGGCCGGGATCACCTTCACGGGCCTTTCGAGCATCGCGACGGTGAAAGTTTTCACTTTGGACGGCCGGTTGGTTAAAACGCTGACCGATGACTCCGGCGCCGGGTTTGTTCGGTGGGATCCGGTCAACAACGAGAGCGGGGACCCCGTGGCCAGCGACGTCTACCTCTATGTCATTGAAAACGATCAGCAACGGCGGATCGGGAAGCTGATGGTGATCCGATGA
- a CDS encoding PorV/PorQ family protein: protein MNRRHVLTGLGALLLGTGSLWAKASGSSTANFLKLGVGGRGVAMGEAHTAAVDDVMSLYWNPAGLGYLYLNEVGFMHNNFVQGVSQDVFYYARPTETKGTFGAGLSVLRVNDIAGFDASDIPTGSVQASDTMLTFGWGKSMEQLVWFRGMRVGANLKILRKTLDQTSALGYMTDLGLLYETRGGWFHGLNTGFVIQNLGTGLSMGGEKSNFPLQLKLGFAYPMFGDNLVLATDLVLPTDGSLYINMGTDYRIWDILAFRVGYRGSNDLDSGLTYGVRLGNERLHMDYAFVPFGPFGDSHRVSLGVRFGKAFREGKVADQIQTAYMRAEAKYGQGLLVDAYMQATQILDVAPWHRASKLLTKRIESEFKAMETEARRQQLQAQVDEHYARGEQLFQIDDLLHAKREFEAILALQADHMGAKTYLNRIEERFKSIVDSFYEAAMRSFAAGDYKQSQEYLQRVLVVNPEHSEAREQLARVEILLEKQAKAMEEQQRLERIRPIRQAAMLFFEQKQYEDALSKFEEILTIDTTDQEAIRYRGISRSLIAKESYNAGLKAAQEGDFPKARAQLKRALHYDPDNPDIRKIYASVEDRQHEKDRLESQRIYRDALDSFLAGDLEKSLLLAQKSLELDSENLEAKRLVERLTQRRDAPKQP, encoded by the coding sequence ATGAACCGTCGACACGTCCTAACGGGCCTCGGCGCCCTCCTGTTGGGGACCGGGTCCCTTTGGGCCAAGGCCTCGGGCTCGAGCACGGCCAATTTCCTGAAACTCGGCGTGGGCGGCCGCGGCGTCGCGATGGGCGAAGCGCACACCGCCGCCGTGGACGACGTGATGTCCCTGTACTGGAACCCGGCGGGGCTGGGGTACCTTTACCTGAACGAAGTGGGCTTCATGCACAACAATTTCGTCCAGGGCGTGTCCCAAGACGTGTTTTATTACGCGCGACCGACGGAAACCAAAGGAACGTTCGGCGCCGGCCTGTCGGTCCTTCGGGTCAACGACATCGCCGGCTTCGACGCCTCGGACATCCCGACGGGCTCCGTCCAGGCCTCCGACACGATGCTGACTTTCGGGTGGGGGAAATCCATGGAACAGTTGGTCTGGTTCCGGGGCATGCGGGTCGGCGCCAATCTGAAAATTCTTCGCAAAACCTTGGACCAAACCTCCGCCTTGGGTTACATGACGGACTTGGGCCTTCTTTATGAAACCCGGGGCGGCTGGTTCCACGGGCTCAACACGGGGTTCGTCATTCAAAACCTCGGCACCGGGCTTTCCATGGGGGGCGAAAAGTCCAATTTCCCGCTTCAATTGAAGCTCGGGTTTGCCTACCCCATGTTCGGCGACAACCTGGTGTTGGCGACGGACCTGGTGCTTCCCACCGACGGCAGCCTGTACATCAACATGGGAACCGACTACCGAATTTGGGACATTTTGGCCTTCCGCGTCGGCTACCGCGGCTCCAACGATTTGGATTCGGGACTCACCTACGGCGTCCGGCTCGGCAACGAGCGCCTTCACATGGACTACGCCTTCGTCCCCTTCGGACCCTTCGGCGACAGCCACCGGGTGAGCCTGGGCGTGCGATTCGGCAAGGCCTTCCGGGAAGGCAAAGTCGCCGACCAAATTCAAACGGCCTACATGCGGGCCGAGGCGAAATACGGACAAGGCCTTTTGGTGGACGCCTACATGCAAGCGACGCAAATATTGGATGTCGCCCCCTGGCACCGGGCGTCTAAACTGCTCACCAAACGCATTGAAAGCGAATTCAAGGCCATGGAAACCGAGGCCCGGCGCCAGCAACTTCAGGCCCAGGTGGACGAGCACTATGCCCGCGGCGAACAATTGTTCCAAATCGATGATCTGCTCCACGCCAAGCGCGAATTTGAGGCGATCTTGGCCCTGCAAGCCGATCACATGGGCGCCAAAACCTATTTGAACCGCATTGAAGAACGGTTCAAAAGCATTGTCGATAGTTTTTACGAAGCGGCCATGCGCTCTTTCGCGGCCGGAGACTACAAACAATCCCAGGAATACCTGCAACGCGTGCTCGTGGTCAATCCCGAACACAGCGAAGCCCGGGAGCAATTGGCCCGGGTGGAAATTCTCCTGGAGAAGCAGGCCAAGGCCATGGAAGAGCAACAACGGTTGGAACGAATTCGCCCGATTCGCCAGGCCGCCATGCTTTTCTTTGAACAAAAACAATACGAGGACGCTTTGTCCAAATTCGAGGAAATCCTGACCATCGACACGACGGATCAAGAGGCCATTCGCTACCGGGGGATTTCCCGCAGTTTGATCGCCAAAGAATCCTACAACGCCGGCCTGAAAGCCGCCCAGGAAGGCGATTTCCCGAAGGCCCGTGCGCAACTGAAGCGCGCCCTCCACTACGACCCGGACAATCCGGACATTCGAAAGATTTATGCCTCCGTGGAAGACCGCCAACATGAAAAAGACCGGTTGGAATCCCAACGCATCTATCGGGACGCCTTGGATTCCTTCCTGGCGGGGGATTTGGAGAAGTCCCTCCTCCTGGCCCAAAAATCCTTGGAGCTGGACTCCGAGAACCTGGAAGCCAAACGGTTGGTGGAACGGCTGACCCAGCGCCGGGACGCCCCCAAGCAACCGTAA